A window of Ruminiclostridium herbifermentans genomic DNA:
ATATGATGATTATATACATGAGGAAATTATATAAGATATCTATATTATAGGAAAGACATTAAAGGAGTACCAAATGAAAATAATTCACACTGGAGACTGGCATATTGGGAAAATAGTAAATGAGTTCAGTATGCTTGAAGAACAGAAGCATGTTTTAGAACAGCTTATTTCAATTGTTGAGAGAGAAAAGCCTGATGCCATTATAATTGCTGGTGATGTTTATGATAGAAGCATACCACCTGTAGAAGCTGTGGAATTAGTTGATGAGGTATTTAACACGCTGCTACTTGATTTGAAGGTTCCTATTCTAGCAATAGCAGGCAACCATGATAGCGCAGAGCGGTTATCCTTTGCCAGCAGGATATTAATTAATAATGGATTGCATATCGTGGGAGGCTTCAACGGAAGTGTTCATTGTACAACGCTTGAGGATGAGTTTGGAGTTGTAAATTTCTATATGCTTCCATATGTTGATCCTCGAAATGTACGGCACATATTTGATGACAATAAAATATCTACCCATGATGATGCTATGAAAAAGATGATTGAAATTATTGGACAGGCTATAAAACATAATGAGAGAAATGTCATGATTACTCATGGCTATATTACTCATATGGGCAGAGAGGCTGAACTTCTTTCTGAATCGGAAAGACCGCTGAGTATTGGCGGAACCGAATTTGTAAGTTCTGATTATTTTAAAATTTTCAATTATACTGCGCTAGGACATTTGCATGCACCACAAAAAGCTGGAGCAGAAAGCATCAGATATTCAGGTTCAATTCTAAAGTATTCTTTTTCTGAAGTAAATCAGCGTAAGGGCATTAATATAGTTGAGATTGATAAGGCAGGAAATACCAAAGTAACATTTAATCCCCTTATTCCTAAGAGAGATATGAGAATTATAAAAGGCCCCATTAATGAATTAATAAATTCTGAGGTATATAGAAACGCTAATACTGAGGATTATGTTTATGCTATTCTTACAGATAAAGGTGAGTTAATAGATCCTATTTCCAAGCTTAGAACGGTTTATCCTAACATTATGGGACTAAGTAAGGAATTGGCAAGTCAAAGGGAAGAAAACTGTACTTCTGCTGCTGAGGGGTATAAATCAAAATCCAAGCTTGAGCTTTTTAAAGAGTTTTATGAAGCTATGCAGGGAGAAACTCTTGGTGTTGAACAGACTGAAATTATGACAAGAATCATTGGAGAAGTAGATAGGGAAGGTGTATAGATGAAACCATTAAAGTTGACAATTAGTGCATTTGGACCCTATGCGGGAGTACAGGAAATAGATTTTACAATATTAAATGAGCAAATCTTTTTAATTTCTGGTCCAACAGGTGCAGGCAAAACAACAATATTTGATGCTATAAGCTTTGCCCTTTTTGGAGAACCATCTGGAAGCAGCCGAGATAGAGATAGTTTGAGAAGTGATTTTGCAGAACCTGAGACAGAAACCTTTGTTGAACTCAATTTTGAACTTAGAGGAAAAGTTTATAAAATAAGAAGGTCTCCTCAGCAGGAGCAAAAAAAGCTAAGGGGAGAGGGATATACAACTAGAAATGCTGACGCAGAACTGCTAATGCCTGATGGGACATTGATAACAAAAATATCAAATGTAGATGAAAAAATTAATATGCTTTTGGGGATAAATAAATCTCAGTTTAAGCAAATTGTAATGCTCCCTCAAGGCGAATTCAGGAAACTGTTAGAAGCAGACAGCAATGAAAGAGAGATAATATTCAGAAAAATATTTGGAACAGAGGCGTTTGCTGAAATTCAAAAAAAGCTTGAGAATGAGAGCAAGGAGTTATACAAGGAAGTCCATGATATAAAAACTCGGATTGATACATATATTAAGCATTTTGACTGTGGAAATAAAATAGAGCTGGAAGAAATACGAAATAGTAAGAACGTTAATATAGACTTGTTTTTGGAAGAAATAAAGAAATTATCTGTGGCAGATACAGAAGAATTAGGAATATTAAAGTCTCAGCTTGAAATTATAACGGCAAATCAAGGGACTCTGAAGGAGGAAATAGCAAAGAGCAATGAAATAAATAAAAAACTCAAGGATAAAGAACAAATAAGCAGGGATTATGCTATTTCAATTGCTAGAACGGAGGAATATTCTCAGAAGGAAGCAGACTTAGAATTTGCCAGAAAAGCTTTGTCAATTAGTGAGATTGATGAACAATGCAAAATTACGAAGCAAAGTATAGAGACAAAATCAGGTGAATTGACATTAGCAAAGCAGCAGGCTGAGAATAGCAGCAAGTATTATTTGGTTTGCAAAGAGAAGCTTATTTTGGAGAAGGAAAAGGAGCCTCTCAAAAAGAAGTACGAAGCAGAACTATCTGTAC
This region includes:
- a CDS encoding exonuclease SbcCD subunit D — its product is MKIIHTGDWHIGKIVNEFSMLEEQKHVLEQLISIVEREKPDAIIIAGDVYDRSIPPVEAVELVDEVFNTLLLDLKVPILAIAGNHDSAERLSFASRILINNGLHIVGGFNGSVHCTTLEDEFGVVNFYMLPYVDPRNVRHIFDDNKISTHDDAMKKMIEIIGQAIKHNERNVMITHGYITHMGREAELLSESERPLSIGGTEFVSSDYFKIFNYTALGHLHAPQKAGAESIRYSGSILKYSFSEVNQRKGINIVEIDKAGNTKVTFNPLIPKRDMRIIKGPINELINSEVYRNANTEDYVYAILTDKGELIDPISKLRTVYPNIMGLSKELASQREENCTSAAEGYKSKSKLELFKEFYEAMQGETLGVEQTEIMTRIIGEVDREGV